A single region of the Maylandia zebra isolate NMK-2024a linkage group LG17, Mzebra_GT3a, whole genome shotgun sequence genome encodes:
- the optn gene encoding optineurin — protein sequence MASGGPVMNGDISRSANQPGTLEETLQQMNILIQENRDLKEALRQTNLTMKERFEGLSAWREKQKEERDFLESRLEEARGRMEALTLQNQELSRGLEDTGKTGGAVGGMQIAELEALRAQVARLQAEKNDLVALNSELQLKAEHDSQDDSFIEIIKVSDGGIDGVNEALGAERSRRQDASMTASRMDNEEVTVSQLLQSLRNEAEKSERLQGELQACTARIRKLEEKKSSVEEFTQTPEPETKEDSAKKDKAASEVENLKAQMMTLYKELQQAQSKLDEAEGMKKNLQDRCREVEQDVATLKAQLVEKQAVQTENDRLKLQLNSMQAQSLMEQRKTAEEKNNLAQLKDAYTKLFEDYTELKDEKQRKESHLAEELQQRLTAAEEALAIKQKKIDEMKQDMFQKEKELETISVFQAQAEIYSSDFHAERAAREKLHEEKERLAAQLEYVKKQNTQLQDEMDSMGRRSLNEMQRRHLSQGGNPHGGGPSLVGRGTDWQHQGNIPEHACPKCNEILPDLDSLQIHIMDCIN from the exons ATGGCGTCTGGAGGCCCCGTGATGAACGGCGACATCTCTCGCTCTGCCAATCAGCCCGGCACACTGGAGGAAACCCTGCAGCAGATGAACATCCTCATTCAGGAGAACAGAGACCTGAAAG AGGCTCTCCGTCAGACCAACCTGACGATGAAAGAGCGCTTTGAAGGTTTGTCTGCGTGGCGGGAAAAACAGAAGGAAGAGCGGGACTTCCTGGAGAGCCGGCTCGAGGAGGCCCGTGGCCGCATGGAAGCACTTACCCTCCAAAACCAGGAGCTGAGCAGGGGGCTGGAGGACACCGGGAAGACCGGAGGAGCTGTGGGAGGAATGCAG ATTGCAGAGCTGGAGGCCCTGCGTGCTCAGGTTGCTCGGCTGCAGGCAGAGAAGAATGACCTGGTGGCCTTGAACTCTGAGCTACAGCTCAAGGCAGAGCACGATTCTCAGGATGATTCGTTTATTGAGATCATCAAAGTGTCG GATGGAGGTATCGATGGCGTGAACGAGGCATTGGGAGCAGAGCGCAGCAGACGCCAGGATGCGAGCATGACAGCGTCACGCATGGACAATGAGGAGGTGACGGTTAGCCAGCTGCTGCAGTCCCTGAGGAATGAGGCGGAGAAAAGCGAGAGGCTGCAAGGCGAGCTGCAGGCCTGCACGGCCAG AATTCGAAAGctagaagaaaaaaagtccagTGTAGAGGAATTCACCCAGACACCTGAGCCAGAGACCAAAGAGGATTCTGCGAAAAAAGATaag GCGGCCTCTGAGGTGGAGAATCTGAAGGCTCAGATGATGACACTCTACAAAGAGCTGCAGCAGGCTCAGAGCAAACTGGATGAAGCAGAAGGCATGAAGAAGAACCTGCAGGACAG aTGTCGGGAGGTGGAGCAGGATGTGGCAACCCTGAAGGCCCAATTGGTGGAGAAACAGGCCGTTCAAACGGAGAATGACCGACTGAAGCTCCAGCTGAACAGCATGCAGGCCCAGAGCCTGATGGAGCAGAGGAAGACTGCAGAAGAGAA GAACAACCTGGCGCAGCTGAAGGACGCCTACACCAAACTGTTTGAGGACTACACTGAGCTCAAAGAcgagaaacagagaaaagag TCTCATCTGGCGGAGGAGCTGCAGCAGCGGCTGACAGCAGCTGAAGAAGCTCTCGCTATTAAGCAGAAAAAGATCGATGAGATGAAGCAGGACATGTTCCAAAAGGAGAAGGAGCTGGAGACCATATCTGTTTTCCAGGCTCAG GCAGAGATCTACTCCTCCGACTTCCACGCAGAAAGAGCAGCGAGGGAGAAACTCCACGAAGAAAAGGAGCGTCTGGCTGCTCAGCTGGAGTACGTGAAGAAGCAGAACACCCAGCTGCAAGACGAGATGGACTCAATGGGCAG gCGCTCACTGAACGAGATGCAGAGGAGACATTTGTCACAAGGTGGAAACCCACATGGAGGTGGACCATCTTTAGTTGGAAGAG GTACTGACTGGCAGCATCAGGGGAATATCCCTGAGCATGCGTGTCCCAAGTGTAATGAGATCCTTCCAGACCTGGACTCCCTGCAGATCCACATCATGGACTGCATCAACTAG